One region of Halomicrobium sp. LC1Hm genomic DNA includes:
- a CDS encoding beta-CASP ribonuclease aCPSF1: MSTVDKQLETVRETIDEVVPREITISDVTYEGPELVIYTRDPKQFARNGDLVRRLASELRKRISVRPDPDVLTPPSRAEEAIRKAVPDEAEISELDFHADTGEVLIKATKPGVVIGQSGETLRKITQRVGWTPEVVRTPPIESATVQNVRNLLQQERDERRDVLERVGRQIHREPMSDDEYVRITMLGGCREVGRNAFILSTPESRVLVDCGDVPGSDEQPYLEIPEAFGAGANGIDAVVLTHAHLDHSGLVPLLFEYGYDGPIYCTEPTRDLLGLLTLDALDATTGEGHAPPYDSERVRDAIKHTITLEYGDVTDIAPDIKLTLHDAGHALGSAVTHFHIGDGLYNVAFSGDIHYDDTRLFEGATNEFPRVETLVLESTYGGRNDYQTDREDAERKLLDLVRETHDRDGTVVVPSPAVGRSQELMLVLEAAMRAGDIPEMPIYLDGMIWEATAVHTTYPEFLREDLRDRIFDEADNPFLADAFEPVDGDADRAALADDEPGIVLAPDGMVTGGPVHSWLEHLAGDADSTLAMLGYQASGTLGRRIRNGWDDLPIGDGGETVSLDMRVETVEGFSGHADRQGLENFVRTMNPSPEKVLCVHGDESATQDLSSALYHDHNLRTFAPKNLETFRFV; the protein is encoded by the coding sequence ATGAGTACGGTAGACAAGCAACTCGAAACGGTGCGTGAAACGATCGACGAAGTCGTTCCTCGCGAGATCACGATCTCCGACGTGACCTACGAGGGGCCCGAACTGGTCATCTACACCCGCGACCCAAAGCAGTTCGCGCGCAACGGCGATCTGGTGCGCCGACTGGCCAGCGAGCTTCGAAAGCGAATCTCCGTCCGGCCGGACCCGGACGTGCTGACGCCGCCGTCCCGCGCCGAAGAGGCGATCAGGAAGGCCGTGCCCGACGAAGCCGAGATCTCGGAGCTGGACTTCCACGCCGACACCGGCGAGGTCCTGATCAAGGCGACGAAGCCCGGCGTCGTCATCGGCCAGAGCGGCGAGACCCTCCGGAAGATCACCCAGCGGGTCGGCTGGACCCCCGAGGTCGTCCGGACCCCGCCCATCGAGTCGGCGACGGTCCAGAACGTCCGGAACCTCCTCCAGCAGGAACGTGACGAGCGCCGAGACGTGCTCGAACGCGTGGGTCGACAGATCCACCGCGAGCCGATGTCCGACGACGAGTACGTCCGGATCACGATGCTCGGAGGCTGTCGAGAGGTCGGTCGCAACGCCTTCATCCTCTCGACGCCCGAGTCGCGCGTCCTGGTCGACTGTGGCGACGTGCCCGGTTCCGACGAACAGCCGTATCTGGAGATTCCGGAAGCGTTCGGTGCCGGCGCGAACGGCATCGACGCGGTCGTGCTGACCCACGCGCACCTCGATCACTCCGGGCTCGTCCCGCTGCTGTTCGAGTACGGCTACGACGGCCCGATCTACTGTACCGAGCCCACCCGTGATCTGCTCGGCCTGTTGACCCTCGACGCGCTCGACGCGACGACGGGGGAAGGCCACGCGCCGCCCTACGACTCCGAGCGCGTTCGAGACGCCATCAAGCACACCATCACGCTCGAGTACGGCGACGTGACCGACATCGCACCCGACATCAAGCTGACGCTGCACGACGCCGGCCACGCGCTCGGGTCGGCCGTCACGCACTTCCACATCGGCGACGGGCTCTACAACGTCGCCTTCTCGGGGGACATCCACTACGACGACACGCGCCTGTTCGAGGGCGCGACCAACGAGTTCCCCCGCGTGGAGACGCTCGTCCTGGAGTCGACTTACGGCGGTCGCAACGACTACCAGACCGACCGAGAGGACGCCGAGCGCAAGCTTCTGGACCTCGTCCGGGAGACCCACGACCGCGACGGGACGGTCGTCGTCCCCTCGCCCGCGGTCGGCCGCTCCCAGGAGCTCATGCTCGTCCTCGAAGCCGCGATGCGGGCCGGCGACATCCCCGAGATGCCGATCTACCTCGACGGGATGATCTGGGAGGCGACGGCGGTCCACACCACCTACCCCGAGTTCCTGCGCGAGGACCTGCGCGACCGCATCTTCGACGAGGCGGACAACCCCTTCCTCGCGGACGCCTTCGAGCCCGTCGACGGCGACGCCGATCGGGCCGCGCTGGCCGACGACGAGCCCGGGATCGTCCTCGCACCCGACGGGATGGTCACCGGCGGACCGGTCCACTCGTGGCTCGAACACCTCGCTGGCGACGCCGACTCGACGCTGGCGATGCTCGGCTACCAGGCCAGTGGCACGCTCGGCCGTCGCATCCGGAACGGCTGGGACGACCTCCCGATCGGCGACGGCGGCGAGACCGTGTCCCTCGACATGCGCGTCGAGACCGTCGAGGGCTTCTCGGGCCACGCCGATCGACAGGGACTGGAGAACTTCGTCCGGACGATGAACCCCAGTCCCGAGAAGGTCCTCTGTGTCCACGGCGACGAGTCCGCGACACAGGACCTCTCGTCTGCGCTGTACCACGACCACAATCTCCGGACGTTCGCCCCGAAGAACCTGGAGACCTTCCGGTTCGTGTAA
- the proS gene encoding proline--tRNA ligase: protein MSEEQELGITESKEHSPGEWYAEVVQKAGLADYAPMGGFIITRPRGYAIWEQIQDHLDGWFKDTGVQNAYFPMFIPESYLEREKDVVEGFDPEVAWVTHGGHEELEERLAVRPTSESIIAPFLAQWTRSHRDLPLRINQWCSVVRWEATETKPFFRTKEFLWQEGHTAHRDEDDAWEETMTRLEQYEKLYEDVLAMPPLKGRKPEHDKFPGAHTTTTVETLMPDGKSVQAATSHYLGTSFAEAFDITYVDEDEDEETAHTTSWGLSWRAMGALIMTHSDDQGLVLPPTLAPKQVVVVPIWQEDTKDEVLEYAADVAAELDEAGVRVHFDDRDHRNPGFKYNDWELKGVPLRIEIGPNEVEDEELTLSHRPDGESITESREDLETTVRDHLDEVFAKLYASAEETLEGEIREATSREEILGTIGQHGGYVKCGWCGDEDCEEPIKEAIAAEIVMVPLDRDEVPIHDECAICGEEAEETAYFAKSY from the coding sequence ATGAGCGAAGAGCAGGAACTCGGGATTACGGAGAGCAAGGAACACAGTCCCGGCGAGTGGTACGCGGAGGTCGTCCAGAAGGCCGGTCTCGCGGACTACGCGCCGATGGGTGGGTTCATCATCACGCGCCCGCGAGGGTACGCCATCTGGGAGCAGATCCAGGACCATCTCGACGGGTGGTTCAAGGACACCGGCGTTCAGAACGCCTACTTCCCGATGTTCATCCCCGAGAGCTATCTCGAACGGGAGAAAGACGTAGTCGAGGGGTTCGACCCCGAGGTCGCGTGGGTCACCCACGGCGGCCACGAGGAACTCGAAGAGCGACTCGCCGTGCGCCCGACGAGCGAGTCCATCATCGCCCCCTTCCTCGCCCAGTGGACGCGCTCGCACCGCGATCTGCCGCTGCGGATCAACCAGTGGTGTTCGGTCGTCCGGTGGGAGGCCACCGAGACCAAGCCGTTCTTCCGCACCAAGGAGTTCCTGTGGCAGGAGGGCCACACCGCCCACCGCGACGAGGACGACGCCTGGGAGGAGACGATGACGCGGCTCGAACAGTACGAGAAGCTGTACGAGGACGTACTGGCGATGCCGCCGCTGAAGGGCCGCAAGCCCGAACACGACAAGTTCCCCGGCGCACACACCACGACGACGGTCGAGACGCTGATGCCCGACGGCAAGTCCGTCCAGGCCGCGACCTCCCACTACCTCGGGACGAGCTTCGCCGAGGCGTTCGACATCACCTACGTCGACGAGGACGAGGACGAGGAGACGGCCCACACCACCTCGTGGGGGCTCTCGTGGCGCGCGATGGGCGCGCTCATCATGACCCACTCGGACGATCAAGGGCTCGTCCTGCCGCCGACGCTCGCGCCCAAGCAGGTCGTCGTCGTGCCGATCTGGCAGGAAGACACCAAAGACGAGGTCCTGGAGTACGCCGCCGACGTGGCCGCCGAACTCGACGAGGCGGGCGTTCGCGTCCACTTCGACGACCGCGACCACCGCAACCCCGGCTTCAAGTACAACGACTGGGAGCTCAAGGGCGTGCCGCTGCGCATCGAGATCGGCCCCAACGAGGTCGAAGACGAGGAACTCACGCTCTCGCATCGCCCCGACGGCGAGTCGATCACCGAGAGCCGCGAGGACCTCGAAACCACCGTTCGAGACCACCTCGACGAGGTCTTCGCGAAGCTGTACGCCAGCGCCGAGGAGACGCTGGAAGGCGAGATTCGCGAGGCCACCTCTCGCGAGGAGATCCTCGGCACGATCGGCCAGCACGGCGGCTACGTCAAGTGTGGCTGGTGTGGCGACGAGGACTGCGAAGAGCCCATCAAAGAGGCCATCGCCGCAGAGATCGTGATGGTCCCCCTCGACCGCGACGAGGTGCCGATCCACGACGAGTGTGCTATCTGCGGCGAGGAGGCCGAGGAGACGGCGTACTTCGCGAAGAGCTACTAG
- a CDS encoding right-handed parallel beta-helix repeat-containing protein gives MGHSNSTHRGIALVVLALVVAAGVPGVVGGQTASIDECRTIEQSGTYELSDTIEATDADRCLEIRSDGVVIDGNGHTLAGGDRDEGTVGIHVAGSENVQIQNVVVTGWGTGLQAAAADGATISGVTAVENTDGIEVVGSDGVTLNGPTARANAQRGLSLGRGTTNAVVRGGVAADNGVDLAVAGGDGNRVRSLSLGESTAAETRLSATPIRNASIRSVESIPDAPDGQQSADRAAAITARGSDTELSLALHYEDGDVDDESALSIWSYGAESWATVGGSADAEQNRVSASIDRSAFPTRTTRFAALAGDGSLTRQTATETPTATPTGTPVSTEATDTATPADGNEDATATATPADGSDDATPSDERESTDTAKPTREGDESAAGDGTAANASADGAADTEGTGGEQTGATTTDGGAGESGGGLLIYLLAIPLLGLVVGGVVTGGLLVRRSDRVGEWLAGGERDDESDADEDDNVKAETEDQTTGDAVRGVRDLTNCGDCGEIVGTNERFCSQCGARLRENAVDDDHENTVPTALTLSVGGREIAVGDGTTVDEQLRSLLRDGGKPEQTKWIDDEHLVFRRTDDGFVLRTRGDNLTRVNGERVRPGEAEPIAPGDEIEVSGLLALSVEQ, from the coding sequence ATGGGACACAGCAACAGCACGCACAGGGGTATAGCTCTCGTCGTCCTGGCACTGGTAGTCGCAGCCGGGGTGCCGGGCGTCGTCGGGGGCCAGACCGCGAGTATCGACGAGTGTCGGACGATCGAACAGAGCGGGACCTACGAGCTGTCGGACACGATCGAGGCGACCGACGCGGATCGCTGTCTCGAAATCCGGAGCGACGGCGTCGTCATCGACGGCAACGGCCACACGCTGGCCGGCGGTGACCGGGACGAGGGGACGGTCGGAATCCACGTCGCCGGGAGCGAGAACGTCCAGATCCAGAACGTCGTCGTCACGGGATGGGGCACCGGCCTCCAGGCGGCGGCCGCGGACGGCGCGACGATCAGCGGCGTCACCGCCGTCGAGAACACGGACGGGATCGAGGTCGTCGGCAGCGACGGCGTGACCCTCAACGGCCCGACCGCTCGGGCGAACGCACAGCGGGGACTCTCACTCGGGCGCGGAACGACGAACGCCGTCGTCCGCGGCGGAGTCGCGGCCGACAACGGGGTGGACCTCGCCGTCGCGGGCGGCGACGGAAACCGAGTCCGCTCGCTCTCGCTGGGCGAATCGACGGCCGCAGAGACGAGACTCTCCGCGACGCCGATCAGGAACGCCTCGATCCGGAGCGTCGAGTCGATCCCGGACGCCCCGGACGGACAGCAGTCGGCCGATCGGGCCGCCGCGATCACGGCGCGTGGCAGCGACACCGAACTCTCGCTTGCCCTCCACTACGAGGACGGTGACGTCGACGACGAGTCGGCGCTGTCGATCTGGAGCTACGGGGCCGAGAGCTGGGCGACGGTCGGCGGCAGCGCGGACGCAGAGCAAAACAGGGTCAGCGCGTCGATCGACCGGTCGGCGTTCCCGACACGGACGACGCGATTCGCCGCGCTGGCCGGCGACGGGAGCCTGACACGCCAGACGGCGACGGAGACGCCGACGGCGACGCCGACCGGCACGCCGGTGTCGACCGAGGCGACGGACACGGCGACGCCGGCGGACGGTAACGAAGACGCGACGGCGACTGCGACACCGGCGGACGGTAGCGACGACGCGACGCCGAGCGACGAGCGCGAGTCGACCGACACGGCGAAGCCGACCCGAGAGGGCGACGAGTCGGCTGCCGGCGATGGGACAGCCGCGAACGCGAGCGCCGACGGCGCGGCCGACACCGAGGGCACGGGCGGCGAGCAAACCGGCGCGACGACGACCGACGGAGGCGCTGGCGAGAGCGGCGGCGGACTGTTGATCTATCTGCTGGCGATCCCGCTCCTCGGACTCGTCGTCGGCGGGGTTGTCACCGGTGGGCTCCTCGTCCGGCGATCCGATCGAGTCGGCGAGTGGCTTGCCGGTGGAGAGCGAGACGACGAGAGCGATGCGGACGAGGACGACAATGTGAAAGCCGAGACCGAGGACCAGACGACCGGCGACGCCGTCCGTGGCGTCCGAGATCTGACCAACTGTGGAGACTGCGGCGAGATCGTCGGAACGAACGAACGGTTCTGTAGCCAGTGCGGTGCGAGACTCCGCGAGAACGCCGTCGACGACGACCACGAAAATACGGTCCCGACGGCGCTGACGCTGTCGGTCGGCGGCCGCGAGATCGCGGTCGGAGACGGAACGACCGTCGACGAACAACTCCGCTCGCTGTTGCGCGACGGTGGGAAGCCAGAACAGACCAAGTGGATCGACGACGAGCACCTCGTGTTCCGGCGAACGGACGACGGATTCGTCCTCAGGACCCGTGGCGACAACCTGACCAGAGTGAACGGCGAGCGAGTGCGCCCCGGCGAGGCGGAGCCGATTGCGCCCGGCGACGAGATCGAAGTGTCGGGACTGCTCGCCCTCTCAGTCGAGCAGTAG